The following are encoded together in the Phaseolus vulgaris cultivar G19833 chromosome 9, P. vulgaris v2.0, whole genome shotgun sequence genome:
- the LOC137821929 gene encoding myb-related protein 308-like — protein MGRSPCCEKAHTNKGAWTKEEDDRLIAYIRAHGEGCWRSLPKAAGLLRCGKSCRLRWINYLRPDLKRGNFTEEEDELIIKLHSLLGNKWSLIAGRLPGRTDNEIKNYWNTHIRRKLLSRGIDPATHRPLNDSPRQNQVQESGGAATISFAPKQEEKENVFVEVKDSKSPTSERCPDLNLELSISPPHPEREEGDDEDELKSVGRSLCFACSLGLQNSKDCSCALNANTANANASAATGFDFLGLKTNPLDYRTLQMKLN, from the exons atgGGAAGGTCCCCTTGTTGTGAGAAAGCACACACGAACAAAGGTGCATGGACCAAAGAAGAAGACGATCGCCTCATAGCTTACATTAGAGCTCACGGTGAAGGCTGCTGGCGCTCTCTCCCCAAAGCCGCCGGCCTTCTCCGCTGCGGCAAGAGCTGCCGTCTCCGATGGATCAACTACCTCCGCCCTGACCTCAAACGCGGGAATTTTACAGAAGAAGAGGATGAACTCATCATCAAACTCCACAGCCTCCTTGGGAACAa GTGGTCTCTGATAGCCGGAAGATTGCCGGGGAGAACAGACAATGAGATAAAGAATTACTGGAACACTCACATAAGAAGGAAGCTTTTGAGCAGAGGAATTGACCCTGCAACTCACAGGCCTCTCAACGACTCTCCTCGTCAAAATCAGGTTCAAGAATCCGGCGGCGCAGCCACCATATCTTTTGCTCCCAAACAAGAGGAAAAGGAGAACGTGTTCGTGGAGGTTAAGGATTCGAAAAGTCCCACATCGGAACGGTGCCCTGACTTGAACCTTGAGCTAAGTATAAGTCCTCCCCATCCTGAGCGGGAGGAGggtgatgatgaagatgaattGAAGAGTGTTGGGAGAAGCCTTTGCTTTGCCTGCAGTTTGGGTTTGCAAAACAGCAAAGACTGTTCCTGTGCCCTCAATGCCAACACTGCTAATGCCAACGCTTCTGCTGCCACTGGCTTCGATT